The Verrucomicrobiota bacterium DNA segment GAAGATCGACTTCTTCGAGATCGCCTTCGGCGGCGTCAACACGCCGAAGTACGCCGCGCACTACGTGCAGATCGACGATGTGCGCTTCACGCCCGAACAGCCCGCCTACACGCCGCCCAACGACCAGGCCGCCGACCTCGACGTGCTCTTGATCGAGCGCACGCCCGTCTATGGGCGGTACGTCGTCGAGTACGAGCCGAGCGAGCTCAATCCCGACGTCTCGCAGAGCACATGCGCGAACAAGGACGCGAAGCACTACCCCGACAAGGGCGAGACGGTCACCTACACGGCCCACGTCCAGAACAAAGGCAAGGCGCCCGCCGGCGCGACGTACGTGTGGCTCGTCGATGGCAGGCAGGTCGCCGAGGGCGCCACGCCCGAGCTGCAGCCGCGCGAGCGCGCGCAGTTCGAGTACAAGTGGGCGTGGGACCCGGCCGACCACGACATCACGTTCAGGCTGACGCCCACGGCGGAGGACTACTGCCCGCGCAACAACGAGCTGACCGTCCGCAACAACGCGATGCTGTGGAAGCACGTCATCGAGCGCGGCACGCTGGCCGAGGTCGAGCAGAAGACCAACATGATCGGGTCGTATTCATTCGAGGACTGGCTCCAGGGCCAGGCGCGGTACATGAACCAGCTCTTCGCCGAGTCCAAGTACGACTTCGCGCCGAACGGCATCACCGCGCGCGTGGCGATCGGCGCCATCGAGTACGTCGAAGACGGCGAGATCGCCCGGCGCTGCCCGTGGGGGCCGTTCCAGATCGGCGAGCAGGACCCGCGCTACGACGGCGGCCGCGGCTGCACGCTGCGCGACACGTTCTGGAACACGGGCGAGCAGGGGCCGACGTTCCTCAACTTCCTCAACTTCCAGGGCCGGCCCGACGGCGCGTGGCTGCACGAGATGAGCCACCAGAACGGCATCATTGACGACTACCAGTTCATCACCGAGCCGGGCGACAACAAGGTCAACGGCGTCGGGTTCGACTACGCCAACCGCGGCCTCATGGGCGGCGGCGACGTCACACCGCACAAGAACCCCGACATGCTCTACAGCCTCTACGCGCCCGGCGACGTCTTCGCCTACAACTTCACGAAGGCCAAGCGGCGCGGCTACTTCGGCGAGTACCTCTACTGCATGGCCAAGGAGAACACGCTCGTCGTCACCGGGCCCGACGGCCGGCCGGTCGCCGACGCCGAGATCAACGTCTACCAGACCGACGGCCGCGTCATAGACACGACGCCCGAGCACACGGGCAAGACGGACGCCCAAGGCCGCTGCCCGCTCAAGAACCGGCCCGTTGATCAACCCCTCGCCACCGAGACCGGCTGCGAGCTGCGCGACAATCCGTTCGGGCCCATCCACGTCGTCGGCTTCAACGGCGTGTTCCTCATCGTGGTGAAAGCGCCCGATGGCCAGGAGCTCTACGGCTTCTGCACCGTGCAGGACTTCAACGTCGCGTGGGAGAAAAGCGGCCGCAAAGACAAGGCCGACATCCCGGTGTCCGTGCAGGTCAAGGGCGACGAGCGGTCATACATGGGCAAGTTGTAGCGCGCGCGTCGGGCCCGTGGTGACATGGATTGGCCGAACCCCTGGCCTAAGGAGAATGGGGACAGGCAACTCCACGTCCGCGTGGAGGTGCCCGGACGGATTGGACGATGAGTCAGCGGGCTGACGGCAACTCCGCGTCCGCGTGGAAGTGCCTGTACCATTCTCCGGTCGGCGCGCTCGGCAACGGTGCCAGGCCTCTGGCTCTACCTGTCTCCGTCGTTAACCCGTGCCCCGAAGGGGCTGCATAGGTCAGTCCAGGGCAACGCCCTGGGTTAGGAAGCATCCGAATGCTCAGTCGTAGGCTGAAAGCCTTCCATAGACTGTCTCGACCGTTCCTTTCGATCGGGAGAACTCCTTCCCCACCGGGGCCATTTCGGCAGTTCAGCCGGCATCGCTGGCCGCTGCCTTGAGCAAGGGGCCAAGCTCAGCGTCCTCCATGCATTTCTCGAACACCCGGTCGATCCCATCCAGTTGCCTGAGTTTTCCGATCGCGGCTCTGACGTCGGGGTCGTCGGCGTGGTCCTTGAGCAATCGCAACGAGACGTAGATCCACAGCGCGTAGTCGATCGAGTCTGCCTTCCGGCCGGCGCTGACCTCTGAGGTGACAGAGGACAAGGCCTGCAATGCCGTCTTCTTGCGCAGTTCGGGCGGGCAGTTCTGCAGGAGGCCGCAGAGGACGCAACGGGTCACCGGCCGATGATGCTGCTCGGCAAAAGCCTTCGTGGCCAAGGTCACGGCTTCGGCGTCAAGCTCGACGAATCCAAGCTCGTCCAGTGCTTTTCGAGGGCCACCGCCGAAGTAGATCCAGAGCGGGCTACCACCGGATGACTCGCCGAAGCGTCCGCTTTCTTCCGGCAGCCACTTGGCCAACGCGTCGCGCGAGAGAGTGCGCCGCTTGAGCCCGACGTCGAACCGGCACAGCCAAGGACGGCGCGCCTGAAGGGCAAACGCTGGGAGTGTCTCGTCCTTCCAGCGCCCGTCAGCGATTGGATCGGACAAGGGCTGCATGAACTCGTAGTATGAGTAGATGGTGCCCGTACACCAGTGCAGCTTGCCTTGCCAGGGCACGATGACGAGGATCTCGAGCGGGCGCCCCGTGCCGACGCACAGGCCTTCCCGTCGGGAATACTCACGCGCCAGGCAGACGACCGTGCTCATCGGTATGAATGCGTGGGGTAGATTGCTTTCGTTGAACGCCAGGTACTTGAGCCCTTCTCCGAACTGCTTCAGCAGCCGGATCTCCGAGGCATCGAAGGGTTTGTTCTCGAGCTCCTTCTCGCTCATCGTCTTCAGCTTCAGGAGCATCTCCTCGATCATTCTGTAGTGCATCTTGGTTGCGCTCACGCCGCGGCGCTGGGGCGGCGGTTCGGGATCGGCCCGTGTCTTGAACCTGAACGGTCCGGCGGCTGGCAGGCGCTCGAGGATCATGCGCACTGCCTCGGCCTTCGCCCTGCGGCTCGAGGGCTCGAAGGCACCCAGGCTGTCGAAGATCACGCGCGTTCTGTGGACGAGGTTGGCCAGGTCGGCGTAGTACTCGGGAACCGGCTCGACGTACCCGTGGAAGCGCTTGTCCATCATGAACGCGCAGAGGTACTGCGTCGTGTCTTTCGCATAGAGAAACACGTCGTGCTCGACCTGGCTCCATGCGCCGAGCTGCGTGTTTGCCGTCTTGATCGCCCACGCGGGCGTGTTCATGAACTGCGGGTAGCCCTTCCCGCCGGCGGTGCTGAGCTTCGAGAGCACGGCGAGCGACGCGGTGTGGATGTCGAGCCCCTTACCGTAGTCGGCGACGGCTTGGTCGAGGAGTCGCCTCGCCGGAGCGAGGACCGCGGCTGACGACTGATCCGACTGAAAAGCCGCGTTGCCGAGCAGATGGGCAATGTACTCGCCGGAAGGCAAGATGGAGCTCTCCCCCAATGCCTGAAACGCCTCGGCACAAATGGAAACACCGGGTGCCAGGACCCTGAGCCCTCGACCTAGGGACGGATCGGCGCCGGGTGTGTCCTGGGGCTGGTCGGCGATAGCGGGTTGCCTGAGTTTGCTGAGCTCGTCGCGCAGTCTC contains these protein-coding regions:
- a CDS encoding DUF3160 domain-containing protein, whose protein sequence is MRRSPFVAAALVCAVSLLLSSGCGRNAQPEDRQKVEEDTAPGPDVAGGNVVPSVPTYTVEADFSNVEGGAALSALPVEAQRVLARNGFVVSTSPDLELYEAYLGNEAPFLTADSVFHAYHILLADTLSGLEENSLMPTLEALTRAAHEKAAGLRASAPSALARPADKALAFWATAHLLLDPQAEVEASIRDEVTAEVNRIAQGTFIGTLPGEQHTRDYTRYVPTAAYGESEQLSRYFRCNRFLTLTPLELETTEGVQTCALVTLALLLDDDARSRYEDLCRLTRFLAGEPEDVSPFDVLNAMRSVCGKSMAPARLADEEAMARLRDELSKLRQPAIADQPQDTPGADPSLGRGLRVLAPGVSICAEAFQALGESSILPSGEYIAHLLGNAAFQSDQSSAAVLAPARRLLDQAVADYGKGLDIHTASLAVLSKLSTAGGKGYPQFMNTPAWAIKTANTQLGAWSQVEHDVFLYAKDTTQYLCAFMMDKRFHGYVEPVPEYYADLANLVHRTRVIFDSLGAFEPSSRRAKAEAVRMILERLPAAGPFRFKTRADPEPPPQRRGVSATKMHYRMIEEMLLKLKTMSEKELENKPFDASEIRLLKQFGEGLKYLAFNESNLPHAFIPMSTVVCLAREYSRREGLCVGTGRPLEILVIVPWQGKLHWCTGTIYSYYEFMQPLSDPIADGRWKDETLPAFALQARRPWLCRFDVGLKRRTLSRDALAKWLPEESGRFGESSGGSPLWIYFGGGPRKALDELGFVELDAEAVTLATKAFAEQHHRPVTRCVLCGLLQNCPPELRKKTALQALSSVTSEVSAGRKADSIDYALWIYVSLRLLKDHADDPDVRAAIGKLRQLDGIDRVFEKCMEDAELGPLLKAAASDAG